The following nucleotide sequence is from Primulina tabacum isolate GXHZ01 chromosome 2, ASM2559414v2, whole genome shotgun sequence.
CATCTGTAAGCTTAGTCCTGTGGGCCTCATCCTGCTCAATCCAAGTTTCTCGTAGAGAGAACTTGACATTATATTCACGCTCGCTCCTGAGTCACAGATAGCTTTCTCCACCAATTTACCTCATATTTCACATGGTACAACAAATTCCCCGGGGTCTTGCAGCTTCTGAGGAAGATTTCCTTGCCTGCCCTTATCATCTCCTCCAGTAAATGCCACTTCTTCCTGCTTTGCAGACTGAATGTTAgagtgtaggttcttgagatcttcaagaccttttttcttttgaaactcagccttcaattgtaaaaatctttgggggtagggaagtaaagaaatatcaatgcattgatcaaaatcataaatttatatttcttaCCTCGATTCCCTTTGCTTGGAGTCGGCTGATTAACTTTCTCTTCTCTGCTTACCACTCCAATCTCCTCATGCTGCATAAAAATGGCATTCACCTCTTTCAGATTTGGGTCTGCAGTCTTTTGTACTGCGCCTGACGGTTGAGACGTGAGTTGCTTCGTTATCTGCCCCACTTGcgattcaaggattttcaaggTAGCCCCAGTACTTGCCATGTGGGTCTCTAGGTTGTCAAGCCTAGACTCGGTCCTAGCCATCCTCTTACCAGATTCAGAAATGAATGTCCCAACCAAGTCCTCTCAAATGATGGCttcccttccccatttgatgtattgaaccccggtggaggattcaacacatccTTATTATTTGcgtatgaaaaattctcatgatttctcaatccagggtgataagtgttagggggagggttacctcgatatcctccatagcCTTCAAAGTTTTTGTTGTTGATATATTGGACTTCTTCAAGAAAATGTGGTTCTTCGACAACAAGCGGTGGTCCCTCAGTGTTTGATGTACTCACTTTATTCATGGTTGCTATCTATGTAGTCAACGCTGAGACTTGCGCAGTGAGTGATGTGATAGGATCCACGGCATAAACTCTAGCTGTCCTCTGTGCTtctgacctctcagacggccactggTAGCTGTtaatagtcatctgctcaagTAAGTGATAGGCTTGAGCAGAAGACTtggcaaagatcgtgccacATGCCGCTGCATCCACTGTTGTCCGTGTCTGACCATTCAACCCGTTATAGAATAGCTCAATCTGCACccagtcttcaaaaccatgaaTCGGGCACCTCCGCAACAACTCTTTATACCTTTCCCAAGCTTCATACAACTGCTCGAAGTAGTCTGTCTAAAAGTGCTGATCTCAATCTTTAACTATGCAGACTTCGCAGggggaaaatatttagaaaagGAACTTCGTCGCCAGCTCCTGCCATGTCGTGATGCTCCCTAACGGCActgattggagccatcctcttgcttggtccctgagagaaaatggaaacaaacgcaatctaataatatcgtcaggaacattattaatttttaccgtatATGTGATTTCCAAGAAGGTTCTCAGGTGAACGTGAGGATCTGAAGTAGCAGTTCCAGCGAACTGGTTTTGTTGAACCATATTGATAAGGGCGGGCTTCAGTTCGAAATTGTTGGCATTTATGGTCCCCCGAGCAATGCCAGAATAATGTGCATTAATCACTGGTCTGAAGTGATCTCTGATCGGTATAGCTTCTGGCGTCATATGTCTGTCATTCTCTCTGTTCTCAGCCATGGCTAGAATTTCTTCCCTTCTAGCTTTTCTTAGCCTCCGTGCAGTTCTTTCGATTTctggatcaaagataagcaagtcgaggctttgcgatcttcgcatgcactgtcacACAGAGAAAAATGAATGACTCAatcaatataatataaaataaaaataaaggctctaaattaaaatctagactaattgataacaatactgatataaatttaaattttggcaGTCCCCAggaaacggcgccaaaaacttgttgcgtgttttcttgattgctcgcaagtgcacgatgtcaagttatagtaaaatgtatttttgagtgcaagtgtcgatcccacgaggagtttgtatgaaaatatatatcaatgcttgtaattaaaatagtcaagactttatctagaaaaatcaataacCAGATTGGTTTGCTTaatcgaattaattgaaaacaaaggATTAATCTACTCACCGAAttgagaaataacaatgagagaaaatatctagagaaatgatttcaccaagtCTCCACGACAATTATTCtcagttaaatttatattcctgaatttcaattatttaatggccaagaacacttaattattttatttccccttcccaagtgacgaataacctgtatcaatcaaatttcgattcaattattcctaataaaatctaagtttaattgataaatgcaaacgatattcttacctaagcctcgctaaagttatacgccttccgaacaatataaacattcaatgatgtgtttctaatgatctataatcctagtcctctcccgagttatagaattaatcaaacaacacacaatttatggccagtgaATTGCAGTGAAATGAATACAGAGAAACACAATTCAACGAGAaggaattcaatcaaataaatcaCTGCGTCAATTCATCGTATCAACAAAGTtacatcattctctagactagaaaattagttcatgaaGAATTCTAAATAAAAGCAAAACATGTTTGAATATTTAGACATCGACACAATAGATAATAAAGACGAAAGAATCAGATAACAAATCGGAAGTGgcgtctctgtccccagattcgtCGTTCTTCGTCTTTGATCTTGTTCCCTCGCGTCTTTCCTCTCGAGAACGGCTGCGTTGTATGTTTCTTCGCCTAGCACGAATAAATTTCTCGTATAAATCTTTCCCAAGGCGGTTGATTCCCCGTTTCTGACCTAATTCGCGCAATTTGTAAAATTCTGGACGCACGGCGCACGCGGTTGCGCGTGATGTCGCGCAGTCGCGCGCGAGCTTTGCTTGATGGCTCGTGTCTGCG
It contains:
- the LOC142537787 gene encoding uncharacterized protein LOC142537787 — encoded protein: MARTESRLDNLETHMASTGATLKILESQVGQITKQLTSQPSGAVQKTADPNLKEVNAIFMQHEEIGVVSREEKVNQPTPSKGNRGASVNIMSSSLYEKLGLSRMRPTGLSLQMADKSIKTPLGIVEDVELRIDKLKVLAEFVVLDIENIQNVHVILGRPLLAAVGTIIDVKRGKLTMEVEGQMVAIKASNKSYDPP